In the genome of Cutibacterium equinum, one region contains:
- a CDS encoding transglutaminase family protein, whose translation MNNPRRAAQPESRLAEFLGPIEPPPEYSHGLMIHLAVALAMILATFSLADLTADPWYWIGPTAIIIALEAVALLCRRHHWDHAEVQGVQAILVVIVSVVMGGICASAAGLPGKFPLTFLHLYRDTITLIQTTYGPLPTSIGITWLATTVIGVLTVLIDLLTITLESPGWSLAPLLATHLAAVLAIANDAPWWSFTLVAAGWLLILAVDHALRGGARLTRVLAAIIGAITISLATVLAVIIPVWGHVDLARPSEGRSGPVRMSDPTIDLRRNLHNTSTAAVIDYTTNGSEGEYLRMTSLPTMTARGWGLMAVDLQRSAPGQVPGLTSHSQTRNVDVTIHGFSSQYLPAPYGPINADVDQTWAWDPDSLTIVSTSADHDHATDTMQYSVSAEEPDPDPSAFSKVKAGIPASTVYNEVPDGMPADIAELTHGIVKGKSAPVAKAIAIQDWLRDGSRFHYDIDAPEGDGFQILQNFLLRTHRGYCIHFAASMALMARIEGIPSRVSVGFLPGDHDGDSWKVRANQMHAWPELYFQDYGWVRFEPTAAVAPAPTWTGKPAPTPSPTPIPSASPTPSAESSAIPSATESSTPTASSSPVPVSTPGHTTMNWPVLVMVLVVVLLLVAPMLIRILVSRHRVSNGSTARAWQELRALWIDHGLPWPEGTPRHQATALTHDMDEYTAQAVQRLALAEEKDRWSGKDGRYESMAFDLATVKDWLSKTRTPKPHWLAVWMPASLFRR comes from the coding sequence ATGAACAACCCACGTCGCGCTGCCCAGCCTGAGTCCCGGCTCGCAGAGTTCCTCGGACCGATCGAGCCGCCACCCGAGTACTCCCACGGCCTGATGATCCATCTTGCCGTTGCCCTCGCCATGATCCTGGCGACCTTCTCCCTGGCGGATCTCACCGCTGATCCCTGGTACTGGATTGGCCCGACGGCCATCATCATCGCGCTGGAAGCCGTTGCACTGCTGTGCCGGCGTCATCATTGGGACCACGCCGAGGTACAGGGCGTCCAAGCCATCCTCGTCGTCATCGTCTCCGTCGTGATGGGTGGAATCTGCGCATCAGCGGCCGGATTGCCAGGCAAGTTCCCATTGACCTTCCTGCATCTGTACCGAGACACCATCACCCTCATCCAGACGACCTACGGCCCGCTGCCCACGTCAATTGGCATCACCTGGTTGGCGACGACAGTCATCGGTGTCCTCACTGTGCTGATCGATCTACTCACGATCACCTTGGAGAGCCCTGGATGGTCCCTTGCACCTCTGCTGGCCACACATCTCGCCGCTGTCCTGGCCATCGCCAATGATGCTCCGTGGTGGAGTTTCACCCTGGTCGCAGCCGGCTGGCTCCTCATCCTCGCCGTCGATCACGCGCTGCGCGGGGGCGCCCGGCTCACCAGAGTGTTGGCAGCCATCATCGGCGCCATCACCATCTCTCTCGCCACGGTTCTGGCGGTCATCATCCCGGTGTGGGGACACGTCGACCTGGCCCGCCCCTCAGAAGGCCGTTCGGGCCCGGTGCGCATGAGTGATCCCACCATCGATCTGCGCCGCAACCTGCACAACACCTCGACGGCCGCGGTGATCGACTACACCACCAATGGTTCTGAGGGTGAATACCTGCGCATGACCTCCCTGCCCACGATGACGGCCCGAGGGTGGGGACTCATGGCGGTCGATTTGCAGCGCTCGGCCCCTGGGCAGGTCCCGGGGTTGACGAGTCATTCGCAGACCCGCAACGTCGACGTCACCATCCACGGTTTCTCGTCGCAGTACTTGCCTGCCCCATACGGACCGATCAACGCGGACGTGGACCAGACCTGGGCCTGGGACCCCGACAGTCTGACAATCGTCTCGACATCCGCCGATCACGACCACGCCACTGACACCATGCAGTACAGCGTCTCCGCTGAGGAGCCGGACCCTGATCCGTCAGCCTTCAGCAAGGTGAAGGCCGGCATTCCTGCCAGCACGGTCTACAACGAAGTCCCCGATGGCATGCCGGCCGACATCGCGGAGTTGACTCACGGGATCGTCAAGGGCAAGAGCGCCCCGGTGGCCAAGGCCATCGCCATCCAGGACTGGTTGCGCGACGGCTCCCGGTTCCACTACGACATCGATGCCCCCGAAGGCGACGGCTTCCAAATACTCCAGAACTTCCTGCTGCGAACCCACCGAGGGTATTGCATTCACTTCGCCGCCTCGATGGCGCTCATGGCCCGTATCGAGGGGATCCCCTCACGGGTGTCCGTCGGATTCCTGCCCGGAGATCACGATGGTGACAGCTGGAAGGTGCGAGCCAACCAGATGCACGCCTGGCCGGAACTGTACTTCCAGGACTACGGATGGGTGAGGTTCGAGCCGACCGCTGCAGTGGCTCCCGCGCCGACGTGGACCGGCAAGCCCGCCCCCACCCCATCTCCCACTCCGATCCCGTCGGCCAGCCCCACTCCCTCGGCTGAGTCGTCCGCCATTCCCTCGGCGACGGAATCCAGCACTCCGACTGCGTCAAGCAGCCCGGTTCCCGTCAGCACCCCCGGTCACACCACCATGAATTGGCCGGTCCTGGTCATGGTGCTCGTCGTCGTGCTCCTGCTCGTTGCGCCGATGCTCATCCGCATCCTGGTATCCCGGCACCGAGTCTCGAACGGGTCAACAGCCCGCGCCTGGCAAGAGCTGCGCGCACTATGGATCGATCATGGACTGCCCTGGCCCGAGGGAACACCTCGTCACCAGGCCACCGCCTTGACCCACGACATGGATGAGTACACCGCACAGGCCGTGCAACGACTGGCCCTGGCCGAGGAAAAGGACCGCTGGTCAGGCAAGGACGGCCGCTACGAGTCGATGGCTTTCGACCTCGCAACCGTCAAGGATTGGCTGTCCAAGACGCGCACTCCGAAACCACACTGGTTGGCTGTCTGGATGCCGGCATCCCTCTTCCGGCGCTGA
- a CDS encoding DUF58 domain-containing protein — protein sequence MTSSSTSTSPRRWGVLTPRGRAVGIVGIVLAVTGLSIDQRDLARMGILLILLPLVAVAVVAWLRPQVRTERSLAPVRMPLGSEALETATVERRGGLPLGAAQFSDTVPPALGQSGWGSSTIQTPIVPTTRGRFTIGPVMMRTVDPFGMACRHTDLAQTAEVVVTPRIADLSTSSELASQGFDTRSSAVNAGSSGADDAMVRDWRSGDSIRRVHWRSTAHRGDLMVRREEQAWNPSVVVVLDSRAQRHAGTGPDASFEWAVNSVASIATRLRADGYVTHVCDSAGPLMGDLLEALVDQPLRPDSTLRVAVESCQGIDGPAIAILGRLESADIDDLVDLRRDRVAGLALVLDTDTFVARRFRGTLEQAEEHERAVNALSDSGWTVVHVDARTTVTAAWQQLLRGNRTAVS from the coding sequence ATGACTTCCTCCTCGACGTCCACCTCTCCTCGCCGCTGGGGGGTTCTCACCCCGCGAGGACGTGCCGTCGGGATCGTCGGCATCGTCCTGGCGGTCACCGGCTTGAGCATTGATCAGCGTGATCTGGCCCGAATGGGCATCCTGCTCATCCTGTTGCCCTTGGTCGCCGTTGCTGTCGTGGCGTGGTTGCGTCCCCAGGTGCGCACTGAGCGAAGTCTGGCCCCCGTGCGGATGCCGTTGGGCTCTGAGGCTCTCGAGACCGCCACCGTGGAGCGTCGTGGAGGATTGCCGCTGGGCGCAGCACAATTCAGTGACACCGTGCCCCCTGCCCTGGGCCAGTCCGGGTGGGGGTCATCGACCATCCAGACGCCGATCGTGCCCACCACTCGTGGTCGATTCACGATCGGGCCCGTCATGATGCGTACCGTCGACCCTTTCGGCATGGCCTGTCGCCACACCGACCTCGCACAAACAGCAGAAGTCGTCGTGACGCCGAGGATCGCCGACCTCAGCACTTCCAGCGAACTCGCCAGCCAGGGATTCGACACCAGATCCTCTGCCGTCAATGCCGGAAGCAGCGGCGCCGATGACGCCATGGTGCGAGATTGGCGCTCCGGGGATTCCATTCGCCGTGTCCACTGGCGTTCCACGGCACACCGCGGCGACCTCATGGTTCGTCGGGAGGAACAAGCCTGGAACCCGTCCGTGGTGGTGGTGCTGGACTCTCGCGCCCAACGCCATGCCGGTACTGGCCCCGATGCCTCCTTCGAGTGGGCCGTCAACTCGGTGGCGTCAATAGCCACTCGACTCAGGGCAGACGGATACGTCACGCATGTGTGCGATTCGGCCGGCCCGCTCATGGGTGATCTTCTCGAGGCTCTCGTCGACCAACCACTGCGCCCGGACAGCACGTTACGTGTGGCGGTCGAATCCTGTCAGGGAATAGACGGCCCAGCCATCGCCATCCTCGGCCGGCTGGAGTCGGCTGATATCGACGATCTTGTGGACCTGAGGCGAGACCGGGTTGCCGGACTCGCCCTCGTCCTCGACACCGACACCTTCGTTGCCCGACGATTTCGCGGAACCCTTGAGCAGGCCGAGGAACACGAACGAGCGGTGAACGCTCTGTCAGATTCCGGGTGGACAGTCGTTCACGTCGACGCTCGCACTACTGTCACGGCAGCGTGGCAACAACTGCTCCGTGGCAACAGGACGGCGGTCTCATGA
- a CDS encoding AAA family ATPase, whose protein sequence is MSHEKAQSVAPAHAQPFDDAVGTAATIDDVVAVTNAIRSAVAGVIEGKVGRIDTALVVLLAQGHLLVEDVPGVGKTMLARALGRAIDCTVHRIQFTPDLLPSDITGVSVYDKEKKQFVFKPGGIFANIVVGDEINRASPKTQSALLEAMAERQVSADGQTHVLDAPFMVMATQNPIEMEGTYRLPEAQRDRFMARITMGYPTRSAELAMLEHHGAASPLDQTTPVTDAATVRSLISAVLGVHVARDIHEYVLDIVAATRSHESIRLGASPRAALHLVRACRARAAMSGRAYVIPDDVQALAAPILAHRLVFTGRSGVASHDTARAAESVIDSILRQVRVPERTDQDR, encoded by the coding sequence TTGAGCCACGAAAAAGCACAGTCGGTCGCCCCGGCCCATGCCCAACCCTTCGACGACGCCGTTGGCACAGCAGCGACGATTGACGACGTGGTGGCCGTGACGAATGCCATCCGCTCGGCTGTGGCCGGAGTCATCGAAGGCAAGGTCGGACGTATCGACACCGCCCTCGTGGTCCTCCTCGCTCAAGGTCATCTCCTCGTGGAGGACGTTCCCGGCGTCGGTAAGACGATGCTCGCCCGTGCGCTCGGCCGCGCCATCGACTGCACCGTGCACCGCATCCAGTTCACCCCTGATCTGCTGCCTTCCGACATCACCGGAGTCAGCGTCTACGACAAGGAGAAGAAGCAGTTCGTCTTCAAACCTGGCGGAATCTTCGCCAACATCGTCGTCGGCGACGAGATCAATCGGGCCTCCCCCAAGACCCAGTCCGCCCTCCTCGAAGCGATGGCCGAACGTCAGGTCTCAGCGGATGGTCAGACTCACGTCCTTGACGCCCCCTTCATGGTGATGGCCACCCAGAACCCCATTGAGATGGAGGGGACCTACCGCCTACCGGAGGCCCAGCGAGACCGCTTCATGGCCCGCATCACCATGGGCTACCCGACCAGGTCCGCCGAGCTCGCCATGCTCGAACACCACGGTGCGGCCTCTCCTCTCGACCAGACCACCCCGGTCACCGACGCCGCAACGGTTCGCAGCCTCATCTCGGCTGTCCTGGGAGTCCACGTGGCACGTGACATCCACGAGTACGTCCTGGACATCGTCGCAGCGACCCGCAGTCACGAATCCATTCGGCTGGGGGCATCCCCACGCGCCGCCCTCCACCTGGTTCGGGCCTGTCGAGCTCGCGCCGCCATGAGTGGCCGCGCCTACGTCATTCCTGACGACGTCCAGGCCCTCGCTGCCCCGATCCTGGCTCACCGTCTGGTGTTCACAGGGCGCAGCGGGGTGGCCAGCCACGACACTGCCCGGGCAGCCGAGTCGGTCATCGACTCGATTCTGCGTCAGGTGCGGGTACCCGAGCGGACCGATCAGGACCGATGA
- the mraZ gene encoding division/cell wall cluster transcriptional repressor MraZ yields the protein MFLGTHTPKLDEKGRFFLPAKFRDELDDGLVITRGQDRCLAVYPTETFVEMTREIAKGSVSVKKVRDYQRMLAAGASDTAPDKQGRVMIPPMLRRYAGLDKEIVVVGAITRVEVWDAAEWEKYSEAQEEAFAEMNEEVFAEQ from the coding sequence GTGTTTCTGGGTACGCACACTCCAAAGCTCGACGAAAAGGGCCGCTTCTTCCTGCCGGCGAAGTTCCGCGACGAGTTGGACGACGGGTTGGTCATCACCAGAGGCCAGGACAGGTGTCTGGCGGTCTACCCGACCGAAACCTTCGTGGAGATGACCCGGGAGATCGCCAAGGGTTCGGTGAGCGTCAAGAAGGTTCGTGACTACCAGCGCATGCTGGCAGCCGGAGCCAGCGACACCGCTCCTGACAAGCAAGGGCGGGTCATGATTCCGCCAATGCTGAGGCGCTACGCCGGTCTCGACAAGGAGATCGTCGTAGTGGGTGCGATCACCCGTGTCGAAGTCTGGGACGCCGCCGAGTGGGAGAAGTACTCCGAAGCCCAGGAGGAGGCCTTCGCCGAGATGAACGAGGAGGTCTTCGCCGAACAGTGA
- the rsmH gene encoding 16S rRNA (cytosine(1402)-N(4))-methyltransferase RsmH, with translation MLMATDAIGSDAVHIPVMRSRILDLLAPALTGDHPVHIDGTLGMGGHAEAVLNRFPHVQLVGIDRDQQALAMAGARLEPFGSRVHLVHAVHDEIPEVLDGLGVECVDSVLLDLGVSSLQIDEVDRGFSYSVDSPLDMRMDQSGGRTAAEVINESTSAELVRILRDYGEEKFADRIVRAIVAERDRQPIETSGRLVDIITEAIPVAVRHKRSGHPAKRTFQALRIAVNREMETLPAVLPRSLDRLAVGGRMAVLAYHSLEDRPVKDVFREACADSAPAGLPMVPESMAAKFRPITRGAERPDADEVSTNPRSASARLRVIERVRPGSISPQNTTKESR, from the coding sequence ATGCTCATGGCGACCGATGCCATCGGTAGCGATGCCGTTCACATCCCCGTCATGCGATCCCGTATTCTCGACCTTCTCGCCCCGGCTCTCACGGGGGACCATCCCGTTCACATCGACGGCACCCTTGGCATGGGGGGCCACGCCGAAGCTGTGCTGAATCGGTTCCCTCACGTGCAGCTCGTCGGTATCGACCGGGATCAGCAAGCCCTGGCAATGGCGGGCGCGCGGCTTGAACCGTTCGGGTCTCGCGTCCATCTCGTCCACGCCGTCCACGACGAGATCCCCGAAGTCCTCGATGGCCTCGGGGTCGAGTGCGTGGATTCGGTTCTCCTGGATCTGGGGGTGTCCTCCCTACAGATCGACGAGGTGGATCGTGGGTTCTCATACTCCGTCGATTCCCCGCTGGACATGCGCATGGACCAATCCGGTGGACGCACTGCCGCCGAGGTGATCAACGAGTCCACATCGGCAGAGTTGGTCCGGATCCTGCGCGACTACGGTGAGGAAAAGTTCGCCGATCGTATCGTGCGCGCCATCGTGGCCGAGCGAGATCGTCAACCCATTGAAACCTCTGGACGCCTCGTCGACATCATCACGGAGGCGATTCCTGTCGCCGTCCGACACAAGCGCTCAGGTCATCCCGCCAAGCGCACCTTCCAGGCACTGCGGATTGCGGTCAACCGTGAGATGGAGACCCTTCCGGCGGTACTTCCACGCTCACTCGACCGGCTGGCCGTCGGGGGTCGGATGGCGGTTCTCGCCTACCACTCCCTGGAGGACCGTCCCGTCAAGGACGTGTTCCGTGAGGCCTGCGCTGACAGCGCGCCAGCAGGGTTGCCGATGGTTCCCGAGTCCATGGCAGCCAAGTTCCGTCCCATCACTCGGGGGGCGGAACGCCCTGACGCCGACGAGGTGTCGACCAATCCACGATCCGCGTCAGCACGGTTGCGGGTCATTGAACGGGTCCGTCCTGGATCCATCAGCCCCCAGAACACGACCAAGGAGAGCCGATGA